The Maridesulfovibrio sp. genomic sequence TGCTCTTGGCTCCACCGCCGCCATGGGATACATTCTCGAAAAACTGGGCAAGCGCTACCGCCTTTATAACCAAAGCGGTAAACCTGAAGCCATGGACTGGTTTGAGACACCGGCCCCGATACTAACCGAAATTCCAAAAGGATTTGACGGCTGGTACATCATACTCGATTGCGGAGATGCGCCGCGCATGGGTGAGACACTCATGAACGCGATGGACCCGGAAAAATCCATTAATATAGACCATCACATGGGCAACTCCGGTTTTGCCGCCATAAATTGGGTAGACACCAACCGCCCGGCAGTGGGTGAAATGATCACCCTCATAGCTAAAGAGCTTAAAATTTCTCTTTCAGGCAAGCTTGGCGAGTCTATTTACCTGTCCATTGCGACTGATACAGGTTTTTTCACCTACAGCAACACCAGACCAGAGACTCTTGAAATAATCGCTGATATTATTCGCTATGGGCTAGATCTTGGTGATTTTGTACCCAAAATCCGCAACCAGTGGACCATGAAGCGCATAAACCTCTGGGCTACGGCTCTGGGAAAAATTGAAATGCATCACGATGGGCAGACCGCAATGCTCTTCATACCGCAGGAAATGCTCGACGATGCAGGTGCGTCCGGCCCTGATTGCGAAGGACTGGTCAGCTTTATCCTGCGCATCAAGGGTGTTCGCGTTGCCGTACTCATTCGCGAGGACAGCCCAATGCGCTACAAATTCAGCCTGCGCTCCCAGTCCCGCGACAACGTGCAGGTCGTAGCTTCTCTCTTTGGAGGCGGGGGTCATAAGAATGCATCCGGCGGACTGATCGAAAACACCCCCGATACCGTCCGGGAAAGACTCATTACCGCCATCGGCGATAAGGTCATGAATTAAAGGCATCAAAAATGGGAAGAAAACCTAAAATAAGCCCGTTCCAGAAACATGGTGTTCTGGTACTGAACAAACCCTCAGGACCGACTTCTACTGATTGCCTGAATTCAATCAAGCGAGAACTAAAACAGTACAAGATCGGCCATGCAGGTACCCTTGATCCTCTGGCGGAGGGTGTTCTGCTGGTCATGCTCGGACAGGCCACAAAACTCGGGCCTTATCTGCTGGGACATGATAAGGTATACACCGGTAGTTTGAGTATTGGTAGAACTACAGACACTTACGACATTCAGGGTGCTGAAACCTCCACCGGGGACATTTCTGAAATTACAGAAAAAATGGTGGAAAATGAAATTTTGCACTGGAATGACTTGACTAGTCAGGAAGTTCCTGCCTATTCGGCTGCAAAGCATAAAGGCAAACCGCTCTATGAACTGGCCAGAAAAGGGGAAGAAACCCCGGTCAAAATCAAGAGCATTGAAATATTTGACGCAGAACCGCTGGAAGTGACTCTGCCACTGGCCCGTTTCCGGGTTGGGTGCTCTGCCGGCACCTACATTCGCTCCCTGGTCCATAGCTTGGGGTCGCGGCTCGGATGCGGCGCGGTAATGGAATCACTTAGGCGTGAAGAAAGCCGACCTTATCGGCTCAGTGAAGCGCATAACCTTGATGAGGTTCTTGCCGATCCTGAAGGATTCGAGGCTCGGATCATCCCCCTTGCGGATGCCCTGCCCCACTGGCACAGGTTTACCGTATCGGAAGACATGTCCATAGCCATCAGGAACGGTACAAGAATCCCCGTGAAGGATATAGCTGCTGATCAGGAAATTATCGAAGGAGAAAGGGCAATGTTCCTTGATACCGACGGTACAGCTCTGGCTCTGATGGAGACAAAGCAGATTGACGGCAAACTTCTCTGGGTAATTCTTCGCGGCCTGTGGGGCTGATTCCCCGCGGGATTATCCACTTCCGGCACAAACTAAACATTCACGTCTAAACGTGAATTGGAGGATAACGCTATGGTTATGACTGCTGAAGACAAGGCAAAAGTTATTGAAGAATACCAGACCAAGCCTGGTGACACCGGTTCCCCTGAAGTTCAGGTTGCTCTTCTTACTGCAAGAATCAAATACCTGACCGACCACTTCAAGAGCCACAAAAAG encodes the following:
- a CDS encoding bifunctional oligoribonuclease/PAP phosphatase NrnA; translation: MEARLKEICRILKEEDDFLVAAHFNPDGDALGSTAAMGYILEKLGKRYRLYNQSGKPEAMDWFETPAPILTEIPKGFDGWYIILDCGDAPRMGETLMNAMDPEKSINIDHHMGNSGFAAINWVDTNRPAVGEMITLIAKELKISLSGKLGESIYLSIATDTGFFTYSNTRPETLEIIADIIRYGLDLGDFVPKIRNQWTMKRINLWATALGKIEMHHDGQTAMLFIPQEMLDDAGASGPDCEGLVSFILRIKGVRVAVLIREDSPMRYKFSLRSQSRDNVQVVASLFGGGGHKNASGGLIENTPDTVRERLITAIGDKVMN
- the truB gene encoding tRNA pseudouridine(55) synthase TruB; translation: MGRKPKISPFQKHGVLVLNKPSGPTSTDCLNSIKRELKQYKIGHAGTLDPLAEGVLLVMLGQATKLGPYLLGHDKVYTGSLSIGRTTDTYDIQGAETSTGDISEITEKMVENEILHWNDLTSQEVPAYSAAKHKGKPLYELARKGEETPVKIKSIEIFDAEPLEVTLPLARFRVGCSAGTYIRSLVHSLGSRLGCGAVMESLRREESRPYRLSEAHNLDEVLADPEGFEARIIPLADALPHWHRFTVSEDMSIAIRNGTRIPVKDIAADQEIIEGERAMFLDTDGTALALMETKQIDGKLLWVILRGLWG
- the rpsO gene encoding 30S ribosomal protein S15, which gives rise to MVMTAEDKAKVIEEYQTKPGDTGSPEVQVALLTARIKYLTDHFKSHKKDFHSRTGLLKMVGQRRNILKYLKSKDIQRYRDLIARLGLRK